The following are from one region of the Aquirufa lenticrescens genome:
- a CDS encoding thymidylate synthase, whose translation MQAYLDLLTHIKENGTFKSDRTGTGTTSVFGYQMRFNLEEGFPLVTTKKTHLKSIIHELLWFLNGETNIGYLTENGVRIWDEWADENGDLGPVYGKQWRSWEGANGVVIDQIKEAVHTLKTNPDSRRIIVSAWNVADLPKMALMPCHAFFQFYVANGKLSCQLYQRSADVFLGVPFNIASYALLTMMMAQVCDLGLGDFIWTGGDTHLYSNHMEQVDLQLTRTPRALPTMKINPEVKDILDFKYEDFTLEGYDPYPGIKAPVAV comes from the coding sequence ATGCAAGCCTACTTAGATTTATTAACCCACATTAAAGAAAACGGCACCTTCAAATCTGATCGCACAGGTACGGGTACGACGAGCGTTTTTGGCTACCAAATGCGCTTTAACCTAGAAGAAGGTTTCCCTTTAGTTACAACGAAGAAAACGCACTTAAAATCGATCATTCATGAATTATTGTGGTTCTTAAATGGCGAAACAAATATTGGTTATTTGACTGAGAATGGTGTGCGTATTTGGGATGAATGGGCAGACGAAAACGGAGATCTAGGTCCTGTTTACGGAAAGCAATGGAGAAGCTGGGAAGGTGCAAATGGTGTGGTGATTGACCAAATCAAAGAGGCCGTTCACACACTTAAAACAAACCCTGACTCCCGTCGCATCATTGTGAGTGCCTGGAACGTAGCAGACCTGCCTAAAATGGCACTAATGCCTTGCCATGCCTTCTTTCAGTTCTATGTGGCGAACGGAAAGCTTTCTTGTCAATTATACCAACGCTCTGCAGACGTATTCTTGGGAGTTCCCTTCAACATCGCTTCTTATGCCTTATTGACGATGATGATGGCGCAAGTATGTGATTTAGGTCTAGGTGATTTTATTTGGACGGGTGGAGACACTCACCTATACAGCAATCATATGGAGCAAGTGGATCTGCAATTAACGCGCACTCCACGTGCCTTACCTACGATGAAGATCAATCCCGAGGTGAAGGATATTTTGGATTTCAAATACGAAGACTTTACGCTGGAAGGATACGATCCTTATCCGGGGATTAAGGCGCCTGTCGCCGTGTAG
- a CDS encoding peptidylprolyl isomerase — translation MKLTRWVLGWCLVLGSLSAFAQEEANKNVLDRIIVKVDNYFILKSEVENQYQQYLTSGQANTPNRCQILEGLVVNKLMLAKAEIDSVIVEDKRIEAELTSRMEQMEGQYGSAKNIVEAYGKSIATLKEDLRSSLKEQLTGRKMQDKITDDVKITPKEVAAFFNEIPRDSLPYLPAEVEISHIIRVAKPNKNQKEELYAKLLDFRRRVEKGESFEDLAKVHSEDLGSGKRGGDLGFAKRGAMVAPFEAAALRLKPNQMSDVVESEFGFHLIQLLEIRGQEYHARHILLRPDYQKLDLTEPTKFLDSIRVLVQRDSTTFEKAAKEFSEDKATQDAGGVLMDPSNGANRLAYDGTMDPALFFALDSMKVGTISAPIPFRTDDGRSAVRILFFKAKHPPHFANLKDDYQKLSQITLSRKKNNAIEKWFMKAKDDVFIFIDDEYKDCKILEDVQQRE, via the coding sequence ATGAAATTGACTCGTTGGGTTTTAGGTTGGTGTTTAGTGTTAGGGAGTTTATCTGCGTTTGCGCAAGAGGAAGCAAACAAGAATGTGTTAGATCGCATCATAGTGAAGGTAGATAATTACTTCATTTTGAAATCTGAGGTAGAGAATCAGTACCAGCAATACCTGACAAGCGGACAAGCAAATACACCTAATCGCTGCCAAATTTTGGAAGGATTAGTTGTTAACAAATTAATGCTCGCAAAAGCAGAGATTGATTCCGTAATCGTGGAAGATAAGCGAATCGAGGCTGAACTAACAAGTCGTATGGAGCAAATGGAGGGTCAATATGGATCAGCAAAGAACATCGTTGAGGCCTATGGGAAATCTATTGCTACCTTAAAAGAGGATTTACGTTCTTCTTTAAAAGAACAATTGACGGGCCGTAAAATGCAGGATAAAATCACGGATGACGTGAAAATTACGCCTAAGGAGGTTGCCGCATTTTTCAATGAGATTCCTCGTGATTCATTACCCTATTTGCCTGCAGAGGTCGAGATTAGCCACATCATTCGCGTCGCAAAGCCGAATAAGAATCAGAAGGAAGAGTTGTATGCGAAGTTATTGGATTTCCGTCGTCGGGTAGAAAAAGGGGAGAGTTTTGAGGATTTGGCCAAAGTACATTCAGAAGATTTAGGTTCAGGAAAACGTGGTGGAGATTTAGGATTTGCCAAACGTGGTGCCATGGTTGCTCCCTTCGAGGCAGCCGCCTTGCGCTTAAAGCCGAATCAAATGTCGGATGTAGTAGAGTCAGAATTTGGTTTCCACTTAATCCAATTATTGGAAATCAGAGGTCAAGAATACCACGCACGCCATATCTTATTGCGTCCCGATTACCAGAAACTTGATTTAACTGAGCCTACTAAATTCCTAGATAGTATTCGCGTACTAGTTCAGCGCGATTCAACTACGTTTGAAAAGGCAGCAAAAGAATTCTCAGAAGACAAAGCTACCCAAGATGCTGGTGGCGTATTGATGGATCCTAGTAATGGCGCTAATCGTTTAGCCTATGATGGAACAATGGATCCAGCCTTATTCTTTGCCTTGGATTCAATGAAGGTGGGAACCATTTCCGCGCCGATTCCTTTCCGTACAGACGATGGCCGCTCAGCCGTACGTATTTTGTTTTTCAAAGCAAAACACCCTCCGCACTTTGCTAACCTAAAGGATGATTACCAAAAGCTATCTCAAATCACGTTGTCTCGTAAAAAGAACAACGCCATCGAAAAGTGGTTTATGAAGGCGAAAGACGATGTGTTTATCTTTATTGATGACGAGTATAAGGATTGTAAGATCTTAGAGGATGTGCAGCAAAGAGAGTAA
- a CDS encoding peptidylprolyl isomerase — MKDLKLFIGLVLYLPFAIFAQSASPIQIGPKKISAESFLQVYKPLVESDSITKDNQAAFLSDYIDYQLKIVAAEQEKLADQPDFKEEYASFRKELATPYLVDLPTLDMLVKQAYQRMKEEKKVSQILVKLGENASPSDTLVAFQKIENIYQKLKAGEDFAALATRFSEDEMSAAKGGVLGYITSLQTAYDFENAIYSIGIGEYSKPFRTASGYHIVKILNQRPNSGKIRLAHIIVSAAVDAPTALQVEAKKKIEQVEAYLKAGESFELVCKNYSEDPYSRGRGGEIRRWYFSSDLSEELQDALFGLERLGDLSKPIRTNLGWQLFKLLDKKPLLTFEDMSEFIKQKVLTDADRQGLIKQAFMKRVRVENKVIVQEATKKAAFERMNVERTGSEPFLQEPIFSVLDKTYTVGDFYSHVQSQQKRRIKSLGYLPVVSEQSYLDELIEKETLNVEEANLESKYPAFKEQMADFLEGSLFSKMTDREIFEKSLDSLTQAKFYQANKAQFVMPARVEAKLVVADTQKTLKEALDLLKKSPYPMNKKFADLSFGLKESKLEESSTKLLAELFLTMAKNVDYVVEISGHRDASEEDSLSEARINKVVSYLNAKGISSHRIIQKDEANLKAASKTVKTKNARVSFRFFSSSMDDVVKRFNALKPESLEAKEGYFKKGVSPVIDAIEWTIGAKNYEAAGKFAFVEVKKVEPERSRSFEEARGLVIRALQERLEKEWVAKLKQQYPVEINQVELEKLLK, encoded by the coding sequence ATGAAGGATTTAAAATTATTTATTGGATTAGTCTTGTATTTGCCTTTCGCGATTTTTGCGCAGAGTGCATCGCCTATTCAGATTGGTCCTAAGAAGATATCGGCAGAGAGTTTTCTGCAAGTGTACAAGCCATTAGTTGAGTCTGATAGTATCACGAAAGACAATCAAGCGGCTTTTTTATCTGATTACATCGATTACCAATTGAAAATCGTAGCAGCGGAACAAGAGAAATTAGCTGATCAACCAGACTTTAAGGAAGAGTATGCAAGTTTTAGAAAGGAATTAGCTACACCTTATTTGGTGGACTTACCTACGTTGGATATGCTCGTAAAGCAGGCTTATCAGCGAATGAAAGAGGAGAAAAAGGTGAGCCAAATCTTAGTGAAGTTAGGGGAAAACGCAAGCCCTTCGGATACCTTAGTCGCTTTTCAGAAAATCGAGAATATCTACCAAAAGTTAAAAGCGGGTGAAGATTTCGCTGCTTTAGCTACTCGCTTTTCAGAAGATGAGATGTCAGCTGCAAAAGGTGGAGTTTTAGGCTACATCACTTCACTTCAAACGGCGTATGATTTCGAAAATGCCATCTATTCCATCGGAATAGGGGAATATTCAAAACCTTTCCGTACAGCTAGCGGCTACCATATTGTGAAGATCTTGAATCAACGCCCTAATTCAGGTAAGATTCGTTTAGCCCATATTATTGTGTCTGCTGCGGTAGATGCGCCTACAGCTTTACAAGTAGAAGCAAAAAAGAAAATTGAACAAGTGGAAGCCTATTTAAAGGCGGGAGAAAGTTTTGAATTAGTTTGTAAGAATTATTCAGAAGATCCTTATTCAAGAGGGCGTGGTGGAGAGATTAGACGTTGGTATTTTTCTTCTGATTTGAGTGAGGAATTGCAAGATGCCTTGTTTGGATTAGAGCGTTTAGGAGATCTTTCCAAGCCAATTCGAACGAATTTAGGCTGGCAATTATTTAAGTTGTTAGATAAGAAACCGCTCTTGACATTCGAAGATATGTCAGAGTTTATCAAACAAAAAGTACTGACAGATGCGGATCGCCAAGGTTTGATCAAACAAGCTTTTATGAAGCGTGTTCGCGTGGAGAATAAGGTGATTGTGCAAGAAGCGACTAAGAAAGCGGCGTTTGAACGGATGAACGTGGAAAGAACGGGATCTGAGCCTTTCTTGCAAGAGCCTATATTTTCGGTCTTAGATAAAACATACACGGTAGGTGATTTTTATTCACACGTTCAGTCTCAGCAAAAGAGACGCATTAAATCGTTAGGTTATTTGCCTGTCGTTTCAGAGCAATCGTATTTAGATGAGTTGATTGAGAAAGAGACACTGAATGTGGAAGAAGCGAATTTGGAAAGTAAGTACCCTGCGTTTAAAGAGCAGATGGCTGATTTCTTAGAGGGAAGTTTGTTTAGCAAGATGACGGATCGGGAGATTTTCGAAAAGTCATTAGACTCGTTAACTCAGGCCAAATTCTATCAGGCCAACAAGGCACAATTTGTCATGCCGGCTCGTGTGGAAGCAAAACTAGTGGTGGCAGATACCCAGAAAACGTTGAAAGAGGCTTTGGACTTATTAAAAAAGTCGCCTTATCCGATGAATAAGAAGTTTGCGGATCTTTCTTTTGGTTTAAAGGAATCAAAGTTAGAGGAGTCATCAACAAAATTATTAGCGGAACTATTCTTGACCATGGCGAAGAACGTGGACTATGTCGTTGAAATTTCAGGACACCGCGATGCCTCAGAAGAAGATAGTTTGTCAGAAGCGCGTATTAATAAGGTCGTTTCTTATTTAAATGCCAAAGGAATTTCTTCCCACCGCATCATTCAAAAGGATGAAGCGAACTTAAAGGCGGCTTCCAAAACAGTGAAAACTAAAAATGCCCGCGTTTCCTTCCGTTTCTTCTCCTCGAGTATGGACGATGTGGTGAAACGTTTTAATGCCTTGAAACCTGAGAGTTTGGAAGCGAAAGAAGGGTATTTCAAAAAAGGCGTTTCTCCTGTGATCGATGCTATTGAATGGACGATAGGTGCTAAAAACTATGAAGCTGCGGGTAAATTCGCCTTTGTAGAGGTGAAGAAAGTGGAGCCTGAGCGTTCACGCTCTTTTGAAGAGGCGAGAGGTTTAGTTATTCGTGCCCTTCAGGAGCGTTTAGAAAAAGAATGGGTTGCGAAATTAAAGCAACAATACCCGGTAGAGATTAACCAGGTGGAATTAGAAAAATTACTGAAATAA
- a CDS encoding helix-turn-helix domain-containing protein, with amino-acid sequence MGIIFPLFGIFTSFILIYYLSSLNRSNAFLALFFLCCNWVVLVYYGLHYTQDLFWEGICFVHFLPLSYLLGPFLFYYVKTLVTDKRKLEKIDLIHLIPAVFIAFNCLPFTTLPFEQKAKIAHEIINITEKYTLDFQFVSFEFILVSRSLHLLAYCLFSLVYFTVHSQRTKTKLGQLSTNHGILKRWIYLLCAIQFIISSNSVLHMLTVVGIHFDFQSDAYTQIFTSKKHYFAVAGGGFFLQNLFLFLFPKILYGNVSFIPDKVSTNLIRDIKYNLPKKRDFVETNQEFKEEIATYLLSLPFTKKEFSIAQMSFDLKIPERTLSLYFNTSLGLSFSEWRKKIRIDYAIQMIDSGDSKKITIEGISSNAGFASRSKFIDAFKEQTGITPSAYIKSLEK; translated from the coding sequence ATGGGCATTATTTTTCCCTTATTTGGCATATTTACCTCCTTTATACTGATCTATTACTTAAGTTCATTAAATAGATCTAATGCTTTTTTAGCGCTATTTTTCTTGTGCTGCAATTGGGTGGTTCTTGTTTATTATGGGTTGCATTATACCCAAGATCTATTCTGGGAAGGTATTTGTTTTGTCCACTTCTTACCTCTCTCCTATTTATTAGGTCCGTTTTTATTTTATTACGTAAAAACGCTCGTGACTGATAAGCGAAAACTAGAAAAAATCGATTTAATTCACCTTATTCCTGCTGTATTTATAGCTTTCAATTGCCTACCATTTACCACTTTACCCTTTGAGCAAAAAGCTAAAATTGCCCACGAAATCATTAATATAACGGAGAAATACACACTTGATTTCCAATTTGTTTCGTTTGAATTTATTCTTGTATCTAGATCATTACATTTACTTGCCTATTGCCTTTTCTCATTGGTCTATTTTACTGTTCATTCCCAAAGAACAAAGACTAAATTGGGACAGTTGTCAACGAATCACGGGATTTTAAAAAGATGGATATATTTATTATGTGCTATTCAATTCATCATATCAAGCAATAGTGTCTTGCATATGTTAACGGTAGTGGGTATTCATTTTGACTTTCAAAGTGATGCCTACACACAAATTTTCACTTCAAAAAAACATTATTTTGCCGTGGCCGGAGGAGGTTTTTTTCTTCAAAATTTATTCTTGTTTTTATTTCCCAAAATTCTCTACGGTAACGTATCATTTATTCCAGACAAAGTCAGTACTAATTTGATTCGTGATATCAAATATAATCTTCCTAAGAAAAGAGATTTTGTAGAGACCAACCAGGAATTCAAAGAAGAAATAGCTACTTATTTGCTTTCCCTTCCTTTCACAAAAAAGGAATTCTCTATAGCACAAATGTCATTTGATTTAAAAATTCCCGAAAGAACGCTTTCTCTCTATTTCAACACGTCACTAGGTTTATCATTTAGCGAATGGAGAAAAAAAATACGCATTGACTATGCAATTCAAATGATTGATTCAGGTGATTCTAAAAAAATCACCATTGAAGGCATTTCCTCTAATGCCGGTTTTGCCTCCAGATCAAAATTTATCGATGCCTTCAAGGAACAGACAGGTATAACTCCATCTGCGTATATTAAATCATTAGAAAAATAG
- a CDS encoding alkaline phosphatase D family protein, with protein MKRILIALFLAAPLLASAQIKSGPMLGYSEMKEVLVWVQTEKPADVSIQYWEKGDKTIHKTDPVHTEKTTAFIARIIADEVTMGKKYEYEVLVNGKKMAFNYPLEFQTQELWQYRKDPPAFSFLFGTCNYVNEEATDRPGRPYGGADEVYASMYLKKPDFMLWGGDNFYYREPDYTRTGMIHRNDHARAVKSIQPLLGSVHQYAIWDDHDYGPNDADRSFPLKYTSLEMFKMYWGNPNYAFPNEGITGKFQWADVEFFLMDDRWNKAPNELNDPNKDYWGAKQMTWLLDQLSTSRASFKIIVNGGQVVSPAKVFENMANYEAERTYLLKELKNRKIPGVLFFTGDRHISDLNKLEREGTYPLYDLTVSPMTAGKADAVKLDYNETLVPGTLVQERAFSKIEVTGPLKDRTLTITLFNVKGEVLWTKELKSNLLK; from the coding sequence ATGAAAAGAATATTAATCGCCTTATTCCTTGCAGCGCCACTTTTAGCGAGTGCGCAAATCAAGAGTGGACCGATGTTAGGCTATTCTGAAATGAAGGAAGTTTTGGTTTGGGTACAGACCGAGAAACCAGCGGATGTTAGCATTCAATACTGGGAGAAGGGTGATAAAACGATACATAAGACGGATCCCGTACATACCGAGAAAACAACAGCATTCATCGCACGAATCATCGCTGATGAGGTAACAATGGGCAAAAAATACGAATACGAAGTACTCGTGAATGGCAAAAAAATGGCATTTAATTATCCATTGGAGTTCCAAACACAGGAACTTTGGCAATACCGTAAAGATCCACCTGCCTTCTCTTTCCTTTTTGGAACGTGTAACTATGTAAACGAAGAAGCAACCGATCGCCCTGGACGTCCTTATGGTGGTGCAGATGAGGTCTATGCATCGATGTACTTGAAGAAACCTGATTTCATGTTATGGGGAGGTGATAATTTTTATTACCGCGAACCGGATTATACGAGAACGGGAATGATACACCGGAATGATCATGCGCGTGCCGTAAAGTCAATACAACCCTTATTAGGAAGTGTACATCAATACGCGATTTGGGACGATCACGATTACGGCCCAAATGATGCAGATCGCTCATTTCCTTTGAAATACACTTCTTTAGAGATGTTCAAAATGTATTGGGGAAATCCGAATTATGCCTTTCCAAACGAAGGTATTACCGGGAAATTCCAATGGGCTGATGTGGAATTCTTTTTGATGGATGACCGGTGGAATAAAGCTCCAAACGAGCTAAATGACCCAAATAAAGATTACTGGGGTGCTAAGCAAATGACTTGGTTATTGGATCAGTTGTCCACTTCTAGAGCTAGTTTCAAAATAATCGTCAACGGAGGTCAGGTCGTAAGCCCTGCCAAAGTATTCGAAAACATGGCGAACTACGAGGCAGAGAGAACGTATTTATTGAAAGAATTAAAGAACAGAAAAATCCCGGGAGTGCTCTTTTTCACAGGCGATCGACATATTTCAGATCTTAATAAATTAGAGCGCGAAGGCACCTATCCTTTGTATGACTTGACGGTTTCTCCAATGACAGCAGGAAAGGCCGATGCGGTGAAGCTAGATTATAACGAGACCTTGGTTCCTGGGACTTTGGTTCAGGAAAGAGCCTTCTCTAAAATTGAAGTGACTGGTCCATTGAAGGATCGCACGTTAACCATTACCCTTTTCAATGTTAAAGGAGAGGTGTTATGGACCAAAGAACTGAAATCCAATTTATTAAAATAA
- a CDS encoding OsmC family protein: MEVVLNRLDQDFHFEAKGSSPIPVHIDAAEGIGGHNAGARPMELLLMGLGGCTAIDVILILKKQRQIVEDFQIRVSGDREKIEGTEKTPFRQINIQFELKGQIDGSKALKAIQMSMDKYCSATAQLEPSSTITHTLVLNGEKFDA, encoded by the coding sequence ATGGAAGTAGTATTAAATCGCTTAGATCAAGATTTTCATTTTGAGGCCAAAGGCTCCTCTCCCATCCCCGTGCACATCGATGCGGCGGAAGGTATTGGCGGACACAATGCGGGCGCACGTCCCATGGAACTACTTTTAATGGGCTTAGGTGGTTGCACGGCCATTGATGTTATTCTTATTTTAAAGAAGCAACGTCAAATCGTAGAGGACTTCCAAATCCGTGTTTCAGGCGATCGCGAAAAGATCGAAGGAACGGAGAAAACCCCCTTCCGTCAGATCAACATACAATTTGAATTAAAAGGCCAAATCGACGGCTCAAAAGCCCTAAAAGCGATTCAAATGTCTATGGACAAATACTGTTCAGCTACCGCTCAATTAGAGCCTAGCTCAACCATTACTCATACCTTAGTTTTAAACGGAGAAAAATTCGACGCCTAA
- the lysA gene encoding diaminopimelate decarboxylase encodes MAYYSIQNIPLTDLAKEFGTPLYVYDADKIREKISVLRSAFEGIDLTIKYAAKANTNLSILRLMRENGVDMDVVSPQELELGLIAGYEGSNITFTPSGVHFSEIEYAVSKGAIVNLDNLSVLEKFGQTYGSTQPCLIRIKPHVFGGGNEKIMTAHPESKFGISIHQKAEILAIVEKYKIHVIGLHQHTGSDIKDGKTFEQAASALFDFAYDFKDLQIIDLGGGFKVPYSPEDPGVNMQEVGQIMSDAFRAFCAKYGRELRLWVEPGKFLVSESGTFLAETNVVKRDPVKTFVGINSGLNHLIRPMMYGSYHYIFNASNQDTSKQIDYRVTGYICETDTFSFDFHGKQNERLLNEVKEGDIIALANAGAYGFTMASHYNSRFLPAEVLVDGGVARVVRKRETLEDILRNQE; translated from the coding sequence ATGGCATATTATTCAATTCAGAACATTCCTTTAACAGATTTGGCCAAAGAATTTGGTACTCCACTCTATGTATACGATGCTGACAAAATTAGGGAAAAAATCTCGGTTTTGAGGAGTGCTTTTGAAGGAATTGACTTGACCATAAAATATGCTGCGAAGGCGAACACGAATTTATCCATTTTACGCCTAATGCGCGAGAATGGAGTCGATATGGATGTCGTATCACCACAAGAATTAGAGCTAGGTTTAATTGCCGGCTATGAAGGTTCTAATATTACCTTTACACCCTCTGGAGTTCATTTTTCAGAGATTGAATATGCGGTTTCCAAAGGTGCCATCGTCAACCTCGATAATTTATCGGTCTTAGAAAAATTTGGCCAAACCTACGGTTCGACTCAGCCCTGCTTAATTCGAATCAAGCCACACGTTTTTGGTGGGGGAAATGAGAAGATTATGACGGCCCATCCAGAATCGAAATTTGGTATTTCGATCCACCAAAAAGCCGAAATCCTAGCTATTGTAGAAAAATATAAAATCCATGTAATCGGTTTGCACCAGCATACCGGTTCTGATATTAAAGACGGAAAGACGTTTGAGCAAGCTGCATCGGCCCTTTTTGATTTTGCTTATGACTTCAAGGACTTGCAAATCATCGATCTAGGTGGTGGATTCAAAGTTCCTTATTCTCCAGAAGATCCAGGAGTAAATATGCAAGAAGTAGGCCAAATCATGAGCGACGCTTTCCGCGCTTTCTGTGCTAAATATGGCCGGGAATTGCGCCTTTGGGTAGAACCAGGCAAGTTTTTAGTAAGCGAATCAGGAACTTTCCTAGCAGAAACCAATGTAGTAAAACGCGATCCAGTTAAAACATTTGTTGGAATCAATTCCGGTTTGAATCACCTGATACGCCCCATGATGTACGGTTCTTATCACTATATATTTAATGCTTCGAATCAAGATACTTCGAAGCAAATAGATTACCGTGTGACTGGCTATATCTGTGAAACGGATACCTTTTCTTTTGACTTCCATGGCAAACAAAACGAGCGTTTATTAAATGAAGTAAAGGAAGGCGATATCATTGCCTTAGCGAATGCAGGGGCCTATGGATTTACTATGGCTTCTCATTATAATTCCCGTTTCCTGCCAGCAGAAGTGTTAGTAGATGGCGGTGTTGCACGGGTGGTTCGGAAGAGAGAGACGCTGGAGGATATACTACGTAATCAAGAGTAG
- a CDS encoding circularly permuted type 2 ATP-grasp protein, with amino-acid sequence MNFSFNNYDPEGFFDEMFEADGSVRIGYEHFKERVEQLSKEEFLSRQQSAERALMAMGITFNVYSENEGTERIMPVDIIPRIVEAKEWEKIEKGLIQRITALNLFLNDIYSDQKIIKDGIIPAEVINSSKDFLKACIGIKPAKNIYIHITGTDLIRGSDGEYMILEDNLRCPSGVSYMMENRELLKQTFPEVVAKTQIRPISDYPNKLLEMLRFISDRPDPTVVVLTPGIYNSAYFEHSYLAQQMGVELVDARDLVVHEGYVKMRTTKGFQIVDVIYRRIDDTFLDPNVFNPDSMIGIPGIFEVYKNGKVAIANAPGTGVADDKVIYAYVPRIIKYYLNEEPIIQNVKTYICAEEEDRNYVLANIEKLVVKEANEAGGYGMLIGPKSTKEEQEKFKALILSNPRNYIAQPTISLSRVPCLIEDHAEGRHVDLRPYILYGDGVNVMPGGLTRVALRKGSLVVNSSQGGGSKDTWVMY; translated from the coding sequence ATGAATTTCTCCTTTAACAACTATGATCCGGAAGGCTTTTTCGATGAAATGTTCGAAGCGGACGGAAGTGTACGCATTGGATACGAACACTTTAAAGAACGCGTGGAACAACTCAGCAAAGAGGAATTTTTAAGCCGTCAACAATCCGCAGAAAGAGCCTTAATGGCCATGGGAATCACGTTTAATGTCTATTCAGAAAACGAAGGAACCGAGCGCATCATGCCGGTGGACATTATTCCGCGCATTGTTGAAGCAAAAGAATGGGAGAAAATCGAAAAAGGATTAATTCAACGAATCACTGCCTTGAATTTATTTTTAAATGATATTTATTCAGACCAAAAAATCATCAAAGACGGGATCATTCCCGCTGAAGTGATTAACTCTTCTAAAGATTTTCTAAAAGCTTGTATCGGCATAAAGCCTGCCAAAAACATCTACATCCACATTACTGGAACCGATTTAATTCGAGGTAGCGATGGGGAATACATGATTTTAGAGGACAACTTACGCTGCCCTTCAGGTGTATCCTACATGATGGAAAACAGAGAGCTATTAAAGCAAACCTTTCCGGAAGTAGTAGCCAAAACCCAAATCAGACCCATTTCTGATTATCCTAATAAGTTATTAGAAATGCTGCGTTTCATCAGCGATCGACCAGATCCGACCGTCGTAGTTTTAACGCCAGGAATCTATAATTCTGCCTATTTTGAACATTCCTACCTAGCTCAACAAATGGGGGTGGAATTAGTCGATGCGCGTGATTTAGTCGTACACGAGGGGTATGTCAAAATGCGCACTACTAAAGGTTTCCAAATCGTCGATGTTATCTACCGCCGGATTGATGACACATTTTTAGACCCTAACGTCTTTAATCCAGACTCAATGATAGGTATCCCAGGCATATTCGAAGTCTATAAAAATGGCAAAGTGGCGATAGCTAATGCGCCCGGAACCGGTGTTGCTGATGACAAAGTGATTTATGCCTATGTTCCTCGAATAATTAAGTATTATCTAAACGAGGAACCAATTATTCAAAATGTCAAAACCTACATTTGCGCGGAAGAAGAAGATCGCAATTATGTCTTAGCCAATATTGAGAAATTAGTGGTGAAAGAAGCGAATGAGGCTGGAGGTTATGGCATGTTAATAGGGCCAAAATCAACCAAGGAAGAACAAGAAAAATTCAAAGCCCTCATCCTCAGCAATCCAAGAAATTATATCGCACAACCGACCATCTCTTTATCCCGAGTACCTTGTTTAATCGAGGACCATGCGGAAGGTCGCCACGTGGATTTAAGACCCTATATTCTGTATGGAGATGGGGTAAATGTGATGCCAGGAGGTTTAACGCGAGTGGCGTTGAGAAAAGGTTCGCTAGTCGTTAACTCTTCGCAAGGGGGTGGGTCGAAGGATACGTGGGTTATGTATTAG